tacaaccttgaaagcccttgtgattcgtgtcgttgcattttcgatactatttttggatgaatgcataattttgtctattgtttgcaagattgttggatgagtgttcaaagtcctcacctttcggtgtttttcatctaccgatgagtttttgctaggcgtgattcattattgagcttgttttgttttaggatgttttgtatgatttttgtacttaggattcgtttcattttcatgttcgttgtaggattgtggtgagtgtttactttgtttgtgtgtttttgtttgaaccgtgcaATTGTCTCGTTTTTCTAAAtcatgttgattcttgattcttttgatttttacttttgcgattggagtgtttggccctgtttgaggacaaacagattctagttggggagagtttgttaagtgccaaattgtgttattttgagtatgtaaatagtggcacttatcgacgctttttgttaataccgtttgaataattccccgtttttgtgtaattacgtttactttacgaatacttctattttcatacacttttataccgtttgatagttttgttgtatttttgtaggtattcttgtgtTTTCGGAGCCttaaggaataaagtgtcgaagacacggctgcgagagcaaagaggaaataattctgctgttctggtgcagcaCGCTtcgcgcgctggagggcgcgtcgcgcggcctGGGAGCTGAAGAACATAAGTTGGCAGAAGATTGGACGCGTCGCGCGGTatttagggcgcttcgcgcgttAGGGCGGTTTAAGTGTTTTAAGTGAGAGCGCGCGTCGTGCGCTGTGCGTAAATCAGTTTGTATAAATAGTTTTAAACagatttttctaggttttttatcacctcttcttgacaagttgagctctgatcctttcttggtggtttagaggtttaggaaacaccattgggtgcgacgtcatgtggattgatcatggatctgactcgatttcattgtaccggtgagatctttctggttcatcttctctcttccctttgttccattccaatggtgggtgttgtatgtatgtttctactcttattgtatgtatatttgtggatcttgggatcgtttatatattcgctttacaaatcatcattgttgttgttcttgatctttttgcttaaatgctctggatttgtgttgttgcagacatggacaccatagatcttgattaggaatgataactgttagtttctgggttgcagacatggatttaggactaacaatcgtagtgggtatcgagtctaatgccttcgtgttgtttgtgtcggtggagaaatcgctgatgtgaatagtacggttgagctttcgtcggtgttgcagacatggacaccgatgtggcatctcgagtgatgtccggtgatgttgatgcgtattgtgagtgtcgagcgataagatcttcagatttaagtattagacgggtagaacgaaatgcaattccataactatttctcttagactattgagattgtttatctgcttttatttacttttcccgcatttacctttccgcacccaaatcatgaaacttagaacgcgagatagtcgaacggcagttcttctcaccaatctctgtggacacgataaatcccggatgaatacttccaaatcttttgttgcttgccgctttaccgctccaacagatACCATATGAAAATGAAGTAAATCTttaaagatagttttcaaatgataaagagaatttctttattgacccccctatgggggtgacccccagcgaaaaaccaaaaatacccctacttcggaaatgcatttccgaagtaattttttttcaaaattttcccaGAATTTGaaaatgcactttcgaaaacatcaaatgaggggtgttttcggagatgcatttccgaaaacacccatttttgGGGGTTTCGGAAGTATACTTCCGAAAAATGACATGGTAAAAAAAACTAATCTTCTTCCCCCAATCTGTTTCCACCCATTATTTGTTTTTACCAGTAATTGAAATGTAATCATCAAGTAGTCCAAAAGTACCATTAATAcctgaaattaaaatgaaatcgAATCAGAAAAAATTCCTTCCCCTAAGGAATTGATATCTTATTATGAATCACAAGGGATGGATTCACATGAAGCATCTTTGAAGGTTATTGAGGATTTGCAGAAAACTTTATTTGGAGTGATATCATCTGGTAGAGGTAAACAACATAGGGTGTTAAATGAAGCATCTTTGTTGGTTTTTTGCAATTAATAGAGGGTTCGATCATGAGAAGCTAGGAGGAGTGGAAAACAGAACGTGGAAACAAATTGGGAAGAAGATTGGATTTTTTTTACTATGTCTTTTTTCGGAAGTATGCTTCCGAAATCTCcaaaaatgggtgttttcggaaatgcatctccgaaaacacccccatttaatgttttcggaagtgcattttcgaattttggaaaaattttgaaaaaaaatgacttcggaaatgcatttccgaagtttatGGGCATTTGAGAATTTTCGCCaggggtgaccaagaaggttaggggatcaataaagaaattctcataaTAAAACTCTTggcaatattttcaaaaattgtatctctagctaatatatatatatatatatatatatatatatatatatatatatatatatatatatatatatatatatatatatatatatatatatatatataaggagtgATGTTGGAAACCATACCAGTACTAAAATCCGAAGATACAAAGTGTGTTTATAAATTGCAAGAAACATCAAATAAGGTACACAGTATCAAGAATcttaaaaaagaaatataaattaaaatacatcaaaatGAGATCACAAAGTAAAATTCATACTCATCTGAAGAATCAAGTGAAGAAGTAAATCTTTATCTTATGACTAATTATGAAGATGATTATAAGGTAGCCATTTGTTCTAACAAACAAATGTATGATATAAGTGTTAAAGTTTGCAAAGAAAATGACGAGTTAGAAAATTTTATTTGGACATATAAGAATATGTTAAATTTTTAGaatatgaaaatgaaagaatTATCGATGAATTGAATCAACTTAGAAAATGTATCGTGATTTCCGATAAGTGTTAAACTTGTGATTCCTTAAAATTTGATATCAAAGATTTGCATGAAATCTTAAGCAAATTCACCAAAGGTATAGaaaatccttatatttttaatattacttGATAATGATATGTAGTTAAATAGTATTTAACTTATACAACACCTTTAACCAGCCGCAACATTCTGATATTTGTTTCTAGAACTTTTTACTTTTTAAAGTAGTAGTATCACTATTTACAAGTGAGATTAGAGGAGAAGCTTGTTAACCAAACAGAGTCACTAAAAACTGATTCATCATTATCATTCTTATGCCATGTCCAAAGTGCGTGTGATGCATTAACCACTTCAAATAGCCCATGTCCAAAACTCGCCTCTCTGAATTCTGATATATCTGGTTTAGGATTTTGGTACCTGTCCACACATATCACACAATTGTTAAtaaaattatagcttacattttTACTATTATATACTACACCTCATCTTTAATGATCTTGAGCAATAACTAAGAATGGTTAAAAAATAACATCAAATATTAATTACTTTGTGGCCATCTCCAATGGTAATATGTATTGGACCTCAATTGTTACTTTTATCTTTATAAACTCGAGTctgtaaaaacaaataaaattatcattttcGAAGAGAAAATTTTTAGATGTATATTCTCTAATATTAATGGAATAAAAAATTTACAAAGCGTTCGTAGGCATGAACATGTCCAGcaaaaacatttcaatttcatggTTACCTTGAGTGACCATCCATGGACGTTGGCTTGCTAATGGTTCAACTAACCGCCCAAAGGAGTCCCATAGATTTTGTATAAAATCAGCATAGGATAAGTCTCCTGGTAATAGCAACATGTCGTAACTTGATTTAGCTATATGGTTTAATTTAGAGTTGAAATTGTCCACTCTGTCTGTCCAAGGTCTCCTATAAATGTTAATCATGACACATGTTAAAATTTATAATCACTTAGATTATAACTTATGAAAATAAGGTAACCGTAAGAAGAGGTAGTTCCAATGGCAGAAATTGTGTTTTCAGAAAGAAATTCATTGTATTCCACTTTTGCTAGGGTTGGACTTTCAGTAATCCATGATATTCTCATCTTATCTTTGCCCAATTGAGATATATGTACCTGAATATTAAAGCTCAAAGAGTTTTTCTCATTAGCCTTATGAATAAAATAGTAACAAAGTTAAGAAAATATATGGATGAATAATTACACTATTGATTCAAATTAGTAACACCTTAGTACCTGTTGTGGCGCGGAGTCATCACCGTCGTGAAAGATAAATATGGTTTTACGAGGTGGTGGTCGATCGTAGCCATGAACGACTTCGAATTTTAGGTATTCTATAAAAATTATCAAAACCAAAAGATTTAAGAAAGGAAAATGTGTTTTCTTGATTGGCATTTTAGATTTGTAATTTTAAAGAAAAGAGACAGAGGTTGAagttgaagaaagaagagagaagcaTTATATTTAtacccttcttttttttttaaactgaataatatattaaacaaaaaaaagaacaaaTACACAAGGGGGACCGAACCAAGACCCCTTAGAAGCAAAGCCTAAGCCTAGGGGTACCCTCCTTGTCTAAGAGGTAATCCTTCACAAAACTCGAGTGCACATAATCGTACCAAAAGAAGCTCCTATTAGCTAATCCTAAGTTCGCCAGAAAATCCGCACAAAAATTGGCCTCCCTAAAAACATGGGATATCATGAAGTCAATCGAGCGAGAGTACTCTAAACAGTAGAGCCAACGAGATCGGATTTTCCACGGAACCAACGACAAATCAGAAAAAGCTTGCACCACAAGAACGCAATCCGTTTCCATCCAAAGCTTTCCCCAACCCAAACTTTTGGCCTTTTCCAAAGCAAGAACCGCCGCCATAAGCTCAGCCAAGACCGCATTCCCTTCCCCTAAATAATcagaaaaacttccaacatgagaCGCAGAAGCATCTCTAAAAATTCCGCCGCAAGCCATTAACAGAGGATTTCCTCTAGCTAACCCATCCACGTTGAAGAGtactaatattattaattttttctattaATATGGTTTCCTAATATTTTCTTGTTAATTTTTTCATGTATTTTAAATAAGGTAATGTATCCCAGTGATACACATAGTTGAATACTAGATTGCAACAGGTAGAAGGGATATTATATATTGAGTATATGCATGTTCTTGTCTGTTATATTCGCTTAACTATGTCAACTGAAATTGATCATGGATGTACTAGATTTTTAATTGGTTATGTGTCTCTCTCTGTGGGTAAGATTATATTGGAACTGCTAATAAATCAATACTTTGACAGAGTTTTGTACACACAAAGTTgacattaaatattttaatggGTTGTGTAATTCTCCGAGGTAAATgacttataaataaatattttgatagAGTTTGAAACACTTCATTACCTTTCATTACCTTAGTTAATGATGTTAGATATTATCATAATATAATTATAGGTATTTTTACTTTTCTTTCTTCTAAAAGATTTTGTGAAAAAATCATCTCagaattttaatttttgtctCTTCTGCAATTTAGCGATAATTTACAATTTAACAGCTGAGTTAAAGACGATTTTAGCGACGATTTTAGTAAgatagatcaaaaattaaaatagacggttctttaataaaatgttttagagggacgaaaaatgaaaatatttaactttaaaaagactttaaatatatttaatcttataattaaatatgtatttaaatTGTATTAACCATTAACATATTCTTTtattaaaatttcttaaattaTTGATCAGTCACCATTTATGTTATATGTTCTGTCACTTATTCATCAAAAATTCAAGTAAATTGTAGAACTTTGTTCTTATTTAACGGAAATCATTTACCCTATTTCTAATAGTGTGTGGGTAAGCCTTATttaatgaaaatttctttacccacctccctatgggggtcaccccctgcGAAAACCCAATTTTACtccgtttcggaaatgcattttcgaaatatttttttttcaaaatttttttagacttcgaaagtgcatttccgaaaaaatcccaaaaattgagattttaacaaattcggagatgcatatccgaaacaacaaaaaaaatcccaaaaattaattttatgatattaattaattcatatatcataaatttgatataatttatgagtaattaataataataattatatattttgatataatttatgagttatgaataataataattatatatttctattctgattcatattttaaaatttaaaataattttaattaaaaaaattaaaataatttcatttacaaaatgagttataattttttatttatatatttataataattattatatatttacaaaaaaaattaaaaaaatgagtgttttaatttatatatttatatatttatataataattataataattattatatatttataaaaattattatatatttatataataattattatataataattaaaaaaattaaaaaatagtgttttaatttataataattattatattactatctatttatataataattattatatatttatatatttcacttataaaattaataattattattatatatttatatatttctattctgattcataattaaaaatgagttataaatttttatttagtttaaaaaaattaaaaaaagattttgtcttaattttatttaaagaataaattttatatttaattctaaataatcaaaatttaattatgaaattaaaatgtttttgatttatataagttagtaaaataatttttaactttaaaattgtttaggaaattttgattcaccttcattttattgattcaccttgattttatacctattaattttattaattgtatatccgaaacattccaagaccaatttggtcttggaatatttcggatatgcatctccgaacacaccccccTTTCCCAAAAAGGggatttttcggaaatgcatctccgaaaactcaaaaagggtgttttcggaaatgcatctccgaaaacacctttttttcgtgttttcggaagtgcacttccgaaatcaccctttttttcagaaaaaaagtgatttcggagatgcatttccgaaatataggggcattCTGGAAATTTCGCCAAGGGTGGTCAAGAAGGTTAGAAGGTCTGTTAAGAAATTTCCGATTTAATATGTTCCGAAAAAGAAGGGTGACATGACCGTCATTGAAAATGAGAAGAATTGATTCCTACAAGAATTGTCACCGGTTGGAGATGCATGGATTATAGGAAGCTGAACAAAGCCATTTGCAAACACCATTTCTCCACTCTCATTCAATGATCAAATGTTAGATAGACTAGCTGAAAAATAATTCTACCGTTTTTTTATGGTTATTTGAATTATGATTAAATTGCAATGGCTtggaagatcaagagaaaacaactttcacatGTTCCTATTGAACCTTTACCTTTAGAAGGATGTCATTTGGACTATGTAACACCCCAACAACTTTCCATAAAAAGTTTTAGGGtatatttggattgatggaatatgATGGAATGAAGCGGAATAGAATGGAATACGGTTATGTTTCATCGTTTGGATTGATTAAAAACGGATTGAACGTAATATCAAATTAAATGTAGTGCAATTCATCACATTTCATCACTTTCCATCATTTTTTGTacctccgatttgggcggaatgacaAAATTGCTTTATTCTATCATGAAGTATCCAAACAatagaatgacatatttatttcatttactaTGTTCCGCTCCATTCCATCCGCTCTGCTCCACTTCACTTTGTTGTTTTTATTGGATACAAACATAGCCTTATAGACAACTATTCTGGATCAACTAAATATCCAAATAAGATAAAGCTCACATCTGACTCAAACCTTAAACATCTCAACTAACTTTTATATAGGAATTATCCAAATTCACTCTCACTCTCAAGGACCTTACCAAAGTATGACCTCATCATTTAACCATTTCTAGTTCAGAATTGAATACTCTTCTTATTTATTTGTCTATTttataaatagttttataaatagcAAGTGTTTGTCCATTCACGAATTAGTATCACTCTAGTGACTAGCTGAAAACATATATGAGTTTGTAGATAAGTTGACGATAACTGATAAATACTTGATTGATTAGTGTAAAAATGATGACTACTCAAATAAAAGAAAGCTGAAAagtcttttctttcattttaccCAAAAAACATAGTTTATAAACAAGAATGAAATATCATGCATAAAGTCACATCTATTCTGTGATACTCATATAACGAATGAACTCTTTTCTATTACTAAAAAATTGAGTTTAATACCCAGACGTTTACAATACTAAAAAATGATCTAAAATTCAATAATCAACTTAAAAAACACTCCAATCAAACTAACCAACATTCATATTATTGTTCTTaggaaatttaattaaatttccaaAGTAAATTTCACGCTTTACAAGCGGTATTAGAGGATAAGCTTGTTAGCCAAACAGAATCACTAACAACAGACTCATCATTATCATTCTTATGCCATGTCCAAAGTGCATGTGACGCATTAACCACTTCTAATAACCCATGTCCAAAGCTAGCCTCTCTGAACAATGATATATCTGGCTTAGGATCCTGGTATTTTGAGGCTAGTCCTTCACGATTGCCTCCGTCTCCGATGGTGATATGCACCGGACCACagttatcgcttttatcattaTAAACTCGAGtctgtaaaaaaaacaaaaatattaaacataTAGTAATAAAGATTATACTGGaatgaaagacagacagacagacaacaaatataaaaataatacttacaAAGCGTTCGTAAGCATGAACATGTCCTGTAAAAACAACATCAACCCGAGCATTATAAAGCAAACCTTCCATAGAAGCCTTCATGTCAACCGATTCAGCTTCACCCTGATGAGCTTCATTAGTATTATACCATGGAGCATGAACCAACACCACTACCCAAGGAGTGTTTTTTCTATTTATCTTCTGTAAATCGCCTTGAAGCCACTTATATTGCGACGAGTCTTTGTCAAAATCGGTATAAGATCCCAACATTATGACATGAACACCAGACACATCGAAAGAGTAGTAAAGGTTAGAGTCTGATCCGCTCTCTTCAAACGGCATTTTCCATCTTGCATTGTATGCTGTGAATGGTGTAGGATGGATGACTGGAATCTTCTCGACTTCGTGGTTACCTTGAGTGACCATCCATGGACGTTGGCTCGCTAATGGTTCAACCAAACGACCGTAAGAGTCCCATAGAGGCTGTAGAAAATCAGCATAGGATAAGTCACCGGGTAATAACAACATGTCGTAATTTGATTTACTGACATGATCAAGTGTTGAACTTGTATCTTCTGTCTGTCCAAGATCTCCTACAAATGTTAATAAAAAACATTAGTTAAAAATTGTTACAACTTAGATAGTACTAATATATAATTGAATGAGATTTAGAGAATGTACCAATTACTGCAAACTTGATTGGAAGTTGGTTAGGTGTGGTTTTGAAAGTGTATGTTTTAGGGGAGTCACCTAACTTGTAGGAGTAGACAGTGTTGGGGTTGAGGGGACCAATTACAACGTTGTGAATTTCACCAGATTGATAACCAGTATAATGGTAAGAAGAGGTGGTTCCGGTGGCAGAAGATGCATCTGCTGAAGGAGATGGACCGTACTTCACTGTTGCAGGAGTTGAGTCTTCTGTGATCCAAGATATTCCCATCTTGTTTTGGCCAACTTGATATATATGTACCTACAAGGGTCCATATAGTCTCCACATTAGATTTCTCAAATTCTTGGTCAATAAATGTTTGGACATATAATTTGATAGATAAATTTCACTCATATATTTGAACAAAAACAGTGTTAATGTCTGATATCAACATATGTAATTATGTATTTTTGGAAATTAATATCGATATCAACATCTCAGTGATGATATCGTGTTAGAATCAATATGGTGTCTAGTGTCGATAATTGTATGGTATTTGGTGTTGGTATCATGTCAATATTTATGGAGAAATGCTATGTTGACACTAGTCTACACCATATGCAATCTACACTAAACCACACCATATACAATCTATACCGTAGTTCGTATGTATACCATTGATTTAGGCTTGCACACATTTCAAagtaagataaaataaaataaagagtatTTCAATATCGTATAAAATATGTGCAAGTGTCAAATTGAGTGTAAACAAAGCATTTCTCATATTTGTGGTATCATAACAATATTTGTATGGTCTCTAGTGTCCGTGTTTACgtcaaatatatatttaaaatgaaaGTGATATTTTTTAATGGATGATAGTGTAAAAGTAAAATTTATACTGTCACCTATGTATATCCATTAAACACTTTGGATTATCTAcatcctttttgttttgtttattattCATTTTAGGAAAACAAAATGAGAAAAGCTATTCTTACACTAAATGATACATATACACCGtactttctaatatatatatatatatatatatatatatatatatatatatatatatatatatatatatatatataatattcatcatttttttaataatattatagcTTACTTTGAAATATGTGCAGTACAAAACCAATTGATACATACGGTGTAATTACCATACGGTGTACCAAATCAGTGTAAATATAGCACGGTGTACCAAATCAGTGTAAATATAGCAGAGCTGAAACAAAATATTGATTACATGtataccaattgaaattcaagTACATTCTTATTCAATATAAATATGTATAAAGTAATACTATGAATAGTTATATTATACCTTTTGCACaatatattaacaaataaattcaattaaaacattttcctttatttttatacaataattttttactttcaatagtcaaaaaaatagttataataacttttggaaaaaaaaaaaacttattactAGTAAAATATCTAGTAGTAAAACCCAGTTATTCACGTATCCCCACTTCCTAATCCCAACCGCAAATGGTTCCAACGTTGTTTTCAGTTTGgtgattcaaaattcaaaacatgaAAACAATAGAACTTTTTTTGTCGTCATGCAAGTAACTACTCAAACATTTaatgattcaaatcaaaattgAAAGCAAGAAACAACATGTGAGTAACAGTGTAATACCTGTTGTGGCGCAGAATCATCGTCGTCCTGAGGAACAAATACGGTTTTACGAGCCGGTGGACGTTCATAGCAATGAACAGCGTCAAATCCTAAGCATATTCCGATGATAACCAAAACCAAGAGATTCCGATTCGGAAAATGGGTTCCCATTTTGTTTCTGATAATTATATATACGAACAAATGGGTGTAATGTTTTGTTTGAAGGAAGAAGACGAGAGCAGCACTATTATTTATAGTACCGAAATgaattttactttctctttggaTTTCTTTTCTTTATAGATGATGTCATATGATACAGAATATATTTCCTATGTTATTATGTACTTgagtcaaaaaataaaataaaaagttactaTGTactattaaaaaatagttttctttttataaaatacTGTATAGAGTTTGATTTACATTCTATGTATTGTAAAGGTTTTAAAGTTTGGCTATAGAAGTAGACTGCAATTATTAAAATGACATTTTAAATgtctataaataaaaaattcctATTCTATTtgttaaattaaaagaaataagatAAGAATATGCCTGGATACTTATAAGATATGATAATAATATAATAGATAATATTTTAGTATGTGATAGAAACGCATGATAATAAATGTGATAATATTTTAATAGTGACGagataaataaatatagaaattaaattataaaattagaaacgcattataaaattaaataatattatatatatatatatatataatataaaataaattttaaatttaataaatattgaaaaatattgaaaaatttaaatatagtataataaatttaaataatttttgtccAAATTCATTGACACTATTAAATAAACgagttttttttctaaaattatgaATAGATgaataattcttttattttaactAAATTACAATTTATTCTTTTTACTTGGATAATTGTAAAAGACCCACATGAGGCAATACAAAGTTCATTAAGGGTAGACAAATGTCAAGTATCGCCCTAAGGGTATTCTAGTCATTCATTTATTATAACAATCGCCTATTTGACGCAGCATTTTTTCTCTGTTAAGCTTGGATAAAAACCGCTTGGTGCCCACACATGAAATGTAAGGATCGACTTGTTCTTGAGCAATAATGATATAAAATCTCAATCAAAGGGGAAAACCATGTTCTCCTGTAGAATAAGGGACAATAACAGTTTCACGCTCCTAAGAGAGGCATAATAACCACCATTTAGATCTAGGGATCCAAGCCAAACAaacctctataaatacctcaaccACATGATTGAGGGGGACATACAATTCACCATAAACGAAATAGATACAAAGCTTGTCATCACTCGTGTGTAAGCTTCCTCACCAACAATAATC
The Vicia villosa cultivar HV-30 ecotype Madison, WI linkage group LG6, Vvil1.0, whole genome shotgun sequence genome window above contains:
- the LOC131613086 gene encoding probable purple acid phosphatase 20 is translated as MGTHFPNRNLLVLVIIGICLGFDAVHCYERPPARKTVFVPQDDDDSAPQQVHIYQVGQNKMGISWITEDSTPATVKYGPSPSADASSATGTTSSYHYTGYQSGEIHNVVIGPLNPNTVYSYKLGDSPKTYTFKTTPNQLPIKFAVIGDLGQTEDTSSTLDHVSKSNYDMLLLPGDLSYADFLQPLWDSYGRLVEPLASQRPWMVTQGNHEVEKIPVIHPTPFTAYNARWKMPFEESGSDSNLYYSFDVSGVHVIMLGSYTDFDKDSSQYKWLQGDLQKINRKNTPWVVVLVHAPWYNTNEAHQGEAESVDMKASMEGLLYNARVDVVFTGHVHAYERFTRVYNDKSDNCGPVHITIGDGGNREGLASKYQDPKPDISLFREASFGHGLLEVVNASHALWTWHKNDNDESVVSDSVWLTSLSSNTACKA